In Paraburkholderia bryophila, a single genomic region encodes these proteins:
- a CDS encoding peptidase domain-containing ABC transporter gives MRAIYQNEVAECGYACLAMVLSHLGRATEVRELQAFRSVSANGLTLMDLYDVAVEFGLAVQAYRFDAGDLPRVKRGSILHFGGAHFVVFEKCGRGYVQVIDPASGRRRISMDTFVANVSGYLLECAATPLMPRIRDKSRVPAALARVRALNPQLKAQIAKVMFVALGSQFAILAMPYLGNLVLDDVVAADNLNLLNVLMLTFSGIFVAGALSHYVETYLVGLLHGFVQMSMTEGLLLKLLRNPIPYFEKRHVGDLFARVKAQDEISIYATRTTIGLCIDMVVGTLALALMLVQSRQLTVIALLVFMVYVAVSFALFARMRDTHALVLEESARCDDTLIETIRGASLIKLSQGETRRTAIFMARYRAYIAALVQNSRLGSARDAILKLVNYADMIAITWFAARLMLGGVISVGVFYSFLIYKSLLSERFARSINAAFEYFMLSVPAARVGDIVDCEAERYTPPADTHKTVEVRSFERIDVRDVTFRYGVSDQPVLKRANIVIRRGDKIVITGSSGSGKSTLFKLLAAAEPLQDGEITLNGIAWPNLTVDEIRRHAVHMRQGDLILHGSIAENVSLFAGNADEARIHALLDDVGLLPDVMRLPMRTRTVISDTIANISAGQRQRLLLARALYQQRELLLLDEPTSNLDPASVRQVVALLQRLERTVVVITHDMSLAAAFDTRYRLVEGELVCEARAGVVAHD, from the coding sequence ATGCGTGCGATCTATCAGAACGAAGTTGCCGAGTGCGGCTATGCGTGTCTCGCCATGGTGCTGTCGCATCTTGGGCGCGCCACGGAGGTGCGCGAATTGCAGGCGTTCAGGTCAGTGTCGGCCAACGGCCTGACGCTCATGGATCTCTACGACGTCGCCGTCGAATTCGGTCTCGCCGTACAGGCTTACCGGTTCGACGCCGGCGATCTGCCGCGCGTGAAACGTGGTTCGATCCTCCATTTCGGCGGCGCGCATTTCGTGGTGTTCGAGAAGTGCGGGCGGGGTTACGTGCAGGTGATCGATCCGGCCAGCGGCCGTCGGCGCATTTCGATGGACACCTTCGTGGCCAACGTGTCCGGCTATCTGCTCGAATGCGCGGCCACGCCGCTCATGCCGCGCATCCGCGACAAGTCTCGTGTGCCCGCCGCGCTTGCCCGTGTGCGAGCGCTGAATCCGCAACTCAAGGCGCAGATCGCCAAGGTAATGTTCGTGGCGCTTGGCAGCCAGTTCGCGATCCTCGCCATGCCGTACCTCGGCAATCTGGTGCTCGACGACGTGGTCGCTGCCGACAACCTCAATCTGCTCAACGTGCTCATGCTGACGTTCTCGGGCATCTTCGTCGCGGGCGCGTTGAGCCATTACGTCGAAACGTATCTCGTCGGACTGCTGCATGGTTTCGTGCAGATGAGCATGACCGAGGGGCTGCTCTTGAAGCTGTTGCGCAATCCGATTCCGTACTTCGAGAAGCGGCACGTCGGCGATCTGTTCGCGCGCGTGAAGGCGCAGGACGAAATCAGCATCTACGCGACGCGTACAACCATCGGGCTGTGTATCGACATGGTGGTCGGTACGTTGGCGCTCGCGCTGATGCTGGTACAGAGCCGGCAACTCACGGTGATTGCGCTGCTGGTTTTCATGGTCTACGTCGCGGTATCGTTCGCGCTGTTTGCGCGAATGCGCGATACCCACGCACTCGTGCTTGAAGAGTCGGCCCGTTGCGACGACACGCTGATCGAGACGATACGCGGCGCGTCGTTGATCAAGCTGTCGCAGGGCGAGACGCGGCGCACCGCGATCTTCATGGCCAGATACCGTGCGTATATCGCGGCGCTGGTGCAAAACAGCCGGCTCGGCAGTGCGCGCGACGCGATCCTGAAGCTCGTCAATTACGCCGACATGATCGCGATCACGTGGTTCGCGGCGCGCCTGATGCTGGGCGGCGTAATCTCGGTGGGCGTGTTCTATTCGTTTCTGATCTACAAGTCGCTGCTGTCGGAGCGCTTTGCGCGTTCGATCAACGCGGCCTTCGAGTATTTCATGCTGAGCGTGCCGGCGGCGCGGGTCGGCGACATCGTCGATTGCGAAGCGGAGCGCTACACGCCGCCTGCCGACACGCATAAAACCGTCGAGGTGCGCAGCTTCGAGCGCATCGACGTGCGCGACGTCACGTTCCGCTATGGCGTGTCGGACCAGCCGGTGCTCAAGCGCGCGAATATCGTCATTCGCCGCGGCGACAAGATCGTGATCACCGGTTCATCGGGCAGTGGTAAGTCCACGCTCTTCAAGCTGCTCGCGGCAGCCGAGCCGCTTCAGGACGGTGAGATCACGCTGAACGGCATCGCGTGGCCGAACCTCACCGTCGACGAGATCCGTCGCCACGCCGTGCATATGCGCCAGGGCGATCTGATCCTGCATGGCTCGATCGCGGAGAACGTGTCGCTGTTCGCCGGCAACGCGGACGAAGCCCGCATTCACGCCTTGCTCGACGACGTCGGCCTGCTGCCCGACGTGATGCGTTTGCCGATGCGAACGCGCACGGTGATCAGCGACACGATCGCGAATATTTCCGCTGGGCAGCGACAGCGTCTGCTGCTTGCGCGCGCGTTGTATCAGCAACGTGAGCTGTTGTTGCTCGACGAGCCGACGTCGAATCTCGACCCGGCGTCGGTGCGGCAGGTCGTGGCCTTGCTGCAGCGCCTCGAACGGACGGTCGTGGTGATTACACATGACATGTCGCTCGCGGCGGCGTTCGACACGCGTTACCGGTTGGTCGAAGGCGAGTTGGTGTGTGAGGCGCGCGCGGGCGTGGTGGCCCATGACTAG
- a CDS encoding COG4315 family predicted lipoprotein encodes MRKTLFGVALVSLFALQHSAFAEAPKAVDGRFVTADGMTLYTFDKDTTPGVSACTGGCMSYWPAAVAGSMDKPSGDWTLIPAADGKQQWAYKGHPLYHYAADKQAGDEKGNGFKDMWHTAKP; translated from the coding sequence ATGCGCAAGACACTCTTCGGCGTCGCCCTTGTCAGCCTTTTTGCCCTGCAACACAGCGCTTTCGCCGAGGCGCCCAAAGCGGTCGACGGCCGCTTCGTCACCGCCGACGGCATGACGCTCTATACCTTCGACAAAGACACGACGCCCGGCGTCAGCGCCTGCACCGGCGGCTGCATGAGTTACTGGCCCGCGGCGGTGGCCGGTTCGATGGATAAGCCGTCGGGCGACTGGACGCTGATCCCCGCGGCCGACGGCAAACAGCAATGGGCGTACAAAGGCCACCCGCTGTACCACTACGCGGCTGACAAGCAGGCGGGCGATGAAAAGGGCAATGGCTTCAAGGACATGTGGCACACGGCCAAGCCCTGA
- a CDS encoding TolC family protein, with the protein MTRRTVPGCLWLIALACVSLARPAAAVDLSAVVEQATDHDANLAAFRAGSKAAQQALPKARAGFLPQVAGGWGRAYNSTVMEGFPRNTYWQNGWSVTLTQPVFDWSRWTVYKQADVIGARGVLEVASAQQSAIVQAVRAYFDELAAEDELTRANDYTAALDLHFEQLRRRQAAGEATVIDLQEAEAAREQAQLQQQDARSELQLKRLALEQLTGQPFAALSRLSDSAVMPRLDPMDSENWASQAEAHDYRVQLKQIDRRLAELEVEKARARHLPVVNLSASHTPAGAASGYSRPTTTTTAMLSITIPLFEGGESAAIVDEKLALEDKAQDELLAAQRVAGATARENWSRFRTGVARVDSLTRLMRTSRSALDATQVGYKVGSRTSADVLRASDALYSNRRDLIRARYATIVALMQLKAATAALDFDEVGRVNGLLVGARGGAVSAAVNGPANEFANGPVDGLANEPPAIAMANRAAVVPLARSPSSAAPAGQTIPERSADGWTSPSASASVNALQAWRASTLTEQ; encoded by the coding sequence ATGACTAGGCGCACGGTGCCGGGCTGCCTCTGGCTGATCGCGCTCGCCTGCGTCTCTCTGGCGAGGCCGGCCGCAGCGGTCGATCTGTCGGCGGTTGTTGAGCAGGCCACTGACCACGACGCGAATCTCGCGGCATTCCGCGCGGGCTCCAAAGCGGCCCAGCAGGCGCTGCCCAAGGCGCGCGCCGGGTTCTTGCCGCAAGTCGCGGGCGGCTGGGGACGCGCGTACAACAGTACGGTGATGGAAGGTTTTCCGCGCAACACCTACTGGCAGAACGGCTGGAGCGTTACGCTGACGCAGCCGGTCTTCGACTGGAGCCGCTGGACGGTTTACAAGCAGGCTGACGTGATCGGGGCGCGCGGTGTGCTAGAGGTGGCGAGCGCTCAGCAGTCGGCCATCGTGCAGGCGGTGCGCGCGTATTTCGACGAGCTTGCCGCAGAAGACGAGCTGACGCGCGCCAACGACTACACGGCCGCGCTCGATCTGCATTTCGAGCAGTTGCGGCGCAGGCAGGCGGCGGGCGAGGCGACTGTCATCGACCTGCAGGAAGCCGAAGCGGCGCGCGAACAGGCCCAGTTGCAGCAGCAGGACGCGCGTAGCGAGTTGCAGCTTAAACGGCTTGCTTTGGAGCAACTCACGGGGCAGCCCTTTGCTGCACTGTCGCGGCTGTCCGACAGCGCGGTCATGCCGAGGCTGGACCCAATGGACAGCGAGAATTGGGCCTCGCAGGCCGAAGCCCACGACTACCGGGTGCAGTTGAAGCAGATCGACCGACGCCTCGCGGAACTGGAGGTCGAGAAGGCGCGGGCGAGACATCTGCCGGTCGTGAACCTGTCGGCGAGTCATACGCCGGCGGGCGCGGCATCCGGCTATTCCCGGCCGACAACGACCACGACCGCGATGTTGTCGATCACGATTCCGCTGTTCGAGGGCGGCGAGAGCGCTGCCATCGTCGACGAGAAGCTCGCGCTGGAAGACAAGGCGCAGGACGAACTGCTGGCGGCGCAACGCGTCGCGGGCGCGACGGCGCGCGAGAACTGGTCGCGCTTTCGCACCGGCGTGGCGCGGGTCGATTCGCTGACGCGTTTGATGCGGACCTCGCGCTCGGCGCTCGACGCGACACAGGTGGGTTATAAGGTGGGCAGCCGGACCAGCGCGGATGTCTTGCGCGCGTCGGATGCGTTGTATTCGAATCGGCGGGATTTGATCCGCGCGCGCTATGCGACGATCGTTGCGTTGATGCAGCTTAAGGCTGCGACGGCGGCGCTGGATTTTGACGAGGTGGGGCGGGTGAATGGGTTGCTGGTGGGGGCGCGGGGTGGGGCGGTGAGCGCGGCTGTGAATGGGCCTGCGAATGAGTTCGCGAATGGGCCTGTGGATGGGCTCGCGAATGAGCCTCCTGCAATTGCAATGGCGAACAGGGCTGCAGTTGTCCCGCTCGCGCGGTCGCCCAGCAGCGCTGCGCCAGCAGGTCAGACCATTCCCGAACGTAGCGCTGACGGATGGACCTCGCCTTCGGCCTCAGCCTCAGTAAACGCACTCCAAGCCTGGCGCGCCTCGACGCTAACGGAGCAATAG
- the ubiG gene encoding bifunctional 2-polyprenyl-6-hydroxyphenol methylase/3-demethylubiquinol 3-O-methyltransferase UbiG produces the protein MTNADPHELQKFSDLAHRWWDPNAEFKPLHELNPTRLSWIDAHSHLAGKKVLDIGCGGGILSESMASLGAHVKGIDLSHQALGVADLHSLESGVTVDYEEIAAEALAAREPGTYDVVTCMEMLEHVPEPSAIVEACKTLVKPGGWVFFSTLNRNVKSYLFAVIGAEYIARMLPKGTHDYARFIRPSELASFVRAAELRTADIKGIVYNPLSKHFALSADTSVNYMLACRRDV, from the coding sequence ATGACCAACGCCGATCCCCACGAACTGCAGAAATTCAGCGACCTTGCACATCGTTGGTGGGACCCGAATGCGGAATTCAAACCGCTGCATGAACTCAATCCCACTCGTCTGAGCTGGATCGACGCTCATTCGCATCTCGCGGGGAAGAAAGTGCTGGATATCGGCTGCGGCGGCGGGATTCTGTCGGAGTCCATGGCGAGCCTGGGCGCGCACGTCAAAGGCATCGACCTGTCGCACCAGGCGCTCGGCGTGGCCGATCTTCACAGTCTTGAAAGCGGCGTCACCGTCGACTACGAAGAAATCGCCGCCGAGGCGCTCGCCGCCCGCGAACCGGGCACGTACGACGTGGTCACCTGCATGGAAATGCTCGAGCACGTGCCGGAGCCGTCCGCCATTGTCGAAGCCTGCAAGACGCTGGTGAAACCCGGCGGCTGGGTATTCTTCTCCACGCTGAACCGCAACGTGAAGTCGTACCTGTTTGCCGTGATCGGCGCCGAGTACATCGCGCGTATGCTGCCCAAGGGCACGCACGACTACGCGCGCTTCATTCGCCCGTCGGAATTGGCGAGCTTCGTGCGCGCGGCCGAGCTACGCACAGCCGACATCAAAGGTATCGTCTACAACCCGCTCAGCAAGCATTTCGCGCTGTCCGCCGACACGAGCGTGAACTACATGCTCGCCTGCCGCCGCGACGTCTGA
- the ompA gene encoding outer membrane protein OmpA: MNKLSKLAFIAATAVMAASAMAQSVPASRQATNDNWVNGTGEYVWMNGTNELCWRDAFWTPATANAKCDGALVAQAPTPPAPVAPAPAITSQKITYQADALFDFDKAILKPGGKEKLDDLASKIGALNLEVVVATGYTDRIGSDKYNDRLSLRRAQAVKAYLVSKGIESNRIYTEGKGKRNPVTTGCNQKNHKQLIACLAPDRRVEVEVVGTSKQ, from the coding sequence ATGAATAAACTTTCAAAGCTCGCGTTCATTGCAGCTACCGCAGTTATGGCTGCATCCGCCATGGCGCAATCGGTGCCGGCGTCGCGACAAGCTACGAATGACAACTGGGTGAATGGTACCGGCGAATACGTGTGGATGAACGGCACGAACGAACTTTGCTGGCGCGATGCATTCTGGACGCCGGCAACGGCCAACGCAAAGTGCGATGGCGCCCTGGTTGCCCAGGCTCCGACCCCGCCGGCTCCGGTCGCACCTGCACCGGCTATCACCAGCCAAAAGATTACGTATCAAGCTGACGCGCTGTTCGACTTCGACAAAGCAATCCTGAAGCCGGGCGGTAAGGAAAAGCTGGACGATCTCGCATCGAAGATCGGCGCGCTGAACCTGGAAGTCGTCGTTGCAACGGGTTACACGGACCGTATCGGTTCGGACAAGTACAACGATCGTCTGTCGCTGCGTCGCGCTCAAGCTGTCAAGGCATACCTGGTCAGCAAGGGCATCGAATCCAACCGTATCTATACGGAAGGCAAGGGCAAGCGCAACCCGGTCACGACCGGTTGCAACCAGAAGAACCACAAGCAACTCATCGCCTGCCTCGCACCGGATCGTCGCGTGGAAGTCGAAGTTGTCGGTACTTCGAAGCAATAA
- a CDS encoding substrate-binding domain-containing protein, whose amino-acid sequence MIRIECQAELVVKAADGREASLSDVVPLLALVDESGSIAQAATLKGLSYRHAWGLLRSIEERLGGALIAKERGRGSVLSELGQAVLRAQRLCGERLDGNMQALASEVASDLNRWLAPPADDVRIYASHGYAVAALVTSLVAHDLPVDIKYRDSADAVSALARGECDLAGFHLPRGEFRAACADTYRRWLDPQRHVLVHLTRRKQGLFLGKGNPRGIGGLGDLARDDIRFVNRQPGSGTRMLLDLALRKVGVDPDRVNGYASTELTHSAIAAFVASGMADVGFGVEPAAHHFGLDFIPIVDEDYYFACDRSRLERAPLATVIDLLRGAAFRHSVDQLEGYDPQECGTLVDLEVGLGVAA is encoded by the coding sequence ATGATCAGAATCGAGTGCCAGGCGGAGCTGGTGGTGAAGGCTGCGGACGGCCGCGAGGCCAGCCTGTCGGACGTCGTGCCGCTGCTCGCGCTGGTGGACGAATCTGGCAGCATCGCGCAGGCGGCCACGCTTAAGGGTTTGTCCTACCGTCATGCATGGGGTCTGCTGCGCAGCATCGAAGAGCGTTTGGGCGGTGCGCTGATTGCGAAGGAGCGCGGCCGCGGCTCGGTGCTCTCTGAACTCGGCCAGGCCGTGCTGCGTGCGCAGCGTCTGTGCGGCGAACGGCTCGACGGCAACATGCAGGCGCTCGCTAGCGAAGTGGCGAGCGATCTGAACCGCTGGCTCGCGCCACCCGCCGACGACGTGCGCATTTACGCGTCGCATGGTTACGCGGTGGCCGCGCTCGTCACGTCGCTGGTCGCGCACGATCTGCCGGTTGACATCAAATACCGCGACAGCGCCGACGCCGTCAGCGCACTGGCGCGCGGCGAATGCGATCTGGCCGGCTTCCACTTGCCGCGCGGCGAGTTTCGCGCGGCTTGCGCCGACACTTACCGGCGCTGGCTCGATCCGCAGCGCCATGTGCTCGTGCATCTGACGCGGCGCAAGCAGGGGCTGTTTCTCGGCAAGGGCAACCCGCGCGGCATTGGCGGTCTCGGCGACCTCGCGCGCGACGACATTCGCTTCGTCAACCGTCAGCCGGGCTCGGGCACGCGCATGCTGCTCGATCTCGCGTTGCGCAAAGTCGGTGTCGATCCGGATCGGGTGAATGGCTATGCGTCGACCGAACTGACGCATTCGGCGATCGCGGCCTTCGTGGCGAGCGGCATGGCGGACGTGGGCTTCGGCGTGGAGCCGGCGGCGCATCACTTCGGGCTCGACTTCATTCCGATCGTCGACGAAGACTATTACTTCGCCTGCGACCGTAGCCGTCTGGAACGCGCGCCGCTCGCGACGGTGATCGACCTGCTGCGCGGCGCCGCGTTCCGCCATAGCGTCGACCAGCTCGAAGGCTACGATCCGCAGGAATGCGGCACGCTGGTCGACCTCGAAGTAGGGCTCGGCGTGGCGGCGTAA
- the gph gene encoding phosphoglycolate phosphatase (PGP is an essential enzyme in the glycolate salvage pathway in higher organisms (photorespiration in plants). Phosphoglycolate results from the oxidase activity of RubisCO in the Calvin cycle when concentrations of carbon dioxide are low relative to oxygen. This enzyme is a member of the Haloacid Dehalogenase (HAD) superfamily of aspartate-nucleophile hydrolase enzymes (PF00702).), which produces MSDPTPLPQREDNDDALGLCHAVLFDLDGTLADTAPDLAAAVNKMRHDRGLEMVPLEDLRPLASAGARGLIGGAFGIGPDSHEFASMREEFLANYEADLCIETTLFPGIPEMLDELDARGVRWGIVTNKVARLTEPLIAQLGLEERAGCVVSGDTTPHSKPHPAPLLHAARELDVVPERVVYVGDDLRDVQAGFAAGMKTIAAAYGYCGNDIPPTQWHAQHVVQSPAALQKLLRDIG; this is translated from the coding sequence ATGAGCGATCCCACGCCCCTGCCCCAACGCGAAGACAACGACGATGCCTTAGGTCTTTGCCATGCCGTCCTGTTCGATCTGGACGGCACGCTAGCCGACACAGCGCCCGATCTCGCGGCCGCCGTCAACAAGATGCGCCACGATCGCGGGCTCGAGATGGTGCCGCTCGAAGACCTGCGACCGCTCGCCTCCGCCGGCGCGCGCGGGCTGATTGGCGGGGCGTTCGGCATCGGCCCCGACAGTCACGAGTTCGCGTCGATGCGGGAAGAATTCCTCGCCAACTACGAGGCGGACTTGTGCATCGAGACCACGCTGTTTCCGGGCATTCCCGAGATGCTGGACGAGCTCGACGCCCGCGGCGTGCGCTGGGGCATCGTCACGAACAAGGTGGCCCGGCTCACTGAGCCGCTGATCGCCCAGCTCGGTTTGGAAGAGCGCGCGGGCTGCGTCGTGAGCGGCGACACGACACCGCACTCGAAGCCCCACCCCGCACCGTTGCTGCACGCCGCACGTGAGCTGGACGTGGTGCCGGAGCGCGTCGTCTACGTCGGCGACGACCTGCGCGACGTGCAGGCAGGCTTCGCCGCCGGCATGAAAACGATCGCCGCCGCCTACGGCTACTGCGGCAACGACATTCCGCCGACGCAATGGCACGCGCAACACGTCGTTCAGTCGCCGGCGGCACTGCAAAAGCTGCTGCGCGACATCGGTTGA
- a CDS encoding HlyD family secretion protein encodes MEPINLPQFRDVSWRWIAYATSSVVAIATVFAFFHDVELKQDVRAEIVSPAEVKIQGLTGLVSAIYVEPSARVAQGAALFRLDRDLSLASDGQQRPAFDEQMRDEQIRSSEAQYGQRKADLSAQRDAARVAVQSRRAEITALGEQLAQNRELSDEAGRKLTRLESVADYITADRVEQARADTHQAKVALAQGAARGQQLGAELGAAIGTQTGLGAQLNELEARHARDLQDIRVRFEQTRQDATISAPKAGVVTFSGLVPGRTLAPDDVALVISTGEKGSLRAALRIPSRRRGFVREGQIVRLKFDAFPYAKFGSYEARIDSISRTTVRSAISRGVPSKSPGPDGDYMAWATLSGDQFHFERQHFDILPGMAATASIVIERRTIAEWVLAPLFRVLRG; translated from the coding sequence ATGGAACCTATCAATCTCCCGCAGTTCAGGGACGTCTCGTGGCGTTGGATCGCCTATGCGACGTCGTCAGTCGTGGCGATCGCGACCGTATTTGCGTTCTTCCACGACGTCGAACTGAAACAGGACGTGCGCGCGGAAATCGTCTCGCCCGCCGAGGTCAAGATTCAGGGGCTGACCGGACTCGTTTCAGCGATCTACGTCGAGCCGTCCGCCCGCGTCGCTCAGGGGGCCGCGCTGTTCCGGCTCGATCGCGATCTGTCGCTGGCGAGCGACGGTCAACAACGCCCGGCGTTCGACGAACAGATGCGCGACGAACAGATTCGGTCGAGCGAAGCCCAATACGGGCAGCGCAAGGCGGATCTGTCCGCGCAACGGGACGCCGCACGCGTCGCCGTGCAGAGCCGGCGCGCGGAAATCACGGCGTTGGGTGAGCAACTGGCGCAGAACCGCGAATTGTCGGACGAAGCCGGTCGCAAATTGACCCGGCTCGAATCGGTCGCCGACTACATCACCGCGGACCGGGTCGAGCAGGCGAGGGCCGATACCCACCAGGCGAAAGTTGCGCTGGCGCAGGGCGCCGCGCGCGGCCAGCAACTGGGCGCGGAACTCGGCGCGGCGATCGGCACGCAAACAGGCCTCGGCGCCCAGCTCAACGAGCTGGAGGCGCGCCACGCCCGCGATCTGCAGGACATCCGCGTGCGCTTCGAACAAACCCGCCAGGACGCTACGATTTCCGCGCCCAAGGCCGGCGTGGTCACTTTTTCAGGGCTCGTTCCGGGCCGAACGCTCGCACCGGACGACGTCGCACTCGTCATCTCAACCGGCGAAAAGGGCAGTTTGCGCGCGGCGTTGCGCATCCCTTCGCGCCGACGTGGTTTTGTCCGCGAAGGGCAGATCGTGCGGCTGAAGTTCGACGCGTTTCCGTACGCGAAATTCGGCAGCTATGAAGCGCGCATCGATTCGATTTCGCGCACTACCGTGCGTTCGGCGATCTCGCGGGGCGTCCCGTCGAAGTCGCCGGGTCCGGACGGCGACTACATGGCGTGGGCCACGCTGAGCGGCGACCAGTTCCACTTCGAGCGGCAACACTTCGACATCCTGCCCGGCATGGCCGCGACGGCGAGCATCGTGATCGAGCGCCGCACCATCGCCGAATGGGTGCTCGCGCCGCTGTTCCGCGTGCTACGAGGCTGA